The Gossypium raimondii isolate GPD5lz chromosome 2, ASM2569854v1, whole genome shotgun sequence genome segment CTTTATCTCACAGTGATTTGATTAAAATACCCCAATACCATCTCATATTTACAAACATACCCTTTCCCACTTATTCAGGAATAGCACTCAACATAGCCGTAAACTTCCTCCTCCCCTTCCCCCTCCCCCCTCTCTTCCCTCCGCCGCAACCGACGCCGGAACCAACTTTCCGACGTGGAGACTCACACGAAAACTCGAAAGGAATAACAGTTTTACGCCGCAACCCAGATTTTTCACCACCGCAGCCGCCACTTTTCATTAAAGCCGAGCTAGCTTTGACAGCCAATGCAGCCATTTCTTCAGCTTGTAAAGGATGTTTAAGCCAAGTCAACGGCAAAGCAAAGTAAAGCTGACCAGGTTGAAGCTCTTCGTCTTCTTCAATGGCGGAAACGACATCGTCGAAATCCATCTCGTCGGAGTTACAAATGAAACACATGGGGTTCCTTTGCAATACGTAAGAAACCTTTACAGGGTACGGAAATTCCTGTAACCTTCCGTCTTGTAGAATCAACTTAGCCGTCGTTATTTGAGTCGACTCACATGAACTACAAATACCCATTTTTTTCTGGATTTTAATAATGTCGTGTCCTCTTTTTGGAACTGAAAcggagtgtttttttttttggggggtttgGTGAAGGGGAAGATGATGGGTGAGTTTATATAGAGGGGGAAGAAATAAGTGGACCGGTATCCGGTCGGGGATATTGAACCGGGTTTGCCACGTAGGATTTTGTCGTGACGTGGTaataaaccatttttattgGAACAGTGGGCATGGGTGCCAGACTGTAAGTTGGTGGTGGTGACAGACAGGTTGTAGTAAGTGTTGAGGATTAGTGCAACGTGATATTAATGtttttgatatttgataatggaattttaagtaagggaaaaaatattttctattcataaaatttaaatttataaccttattttctttttcttttttccaatttttattaTAGTTATTTGAGGGTTTATAtgtcataaaaattatttgatacatgaTTCACAagtttcaataaatttaatgagataatatttttttctatacgAGAATAATCAATTAAGGAATCAAGAGAGTTTTAAAGTAGATTAAAATATGTCGAGATAAATGAGGTCGAAGCCTCAGAGGGATGATTCACCTGGTGGTAGGGatgaagttagaaaatttttttaagaatgcgagattaaattatatgtttttataagaactaaaatgaaatttcaccattatattaatttatatccttgtgtttttcaaaaaaactaaattgaaattctaGTATTCTTTCAAGGGCCAtactataattttatcatatattaacttcaaattttatagatttttggggtctaacaaaacaattttccattttaagagCTCCGCTCCCTTCACCATCAAACCCCTACATGATGGATCGAAAGCCTAAGGTTTTTTCTAGGATAAATGAGCCAAAAGTTTAAGGAGAACACCCCGAGGGATGCAAGTGTGTAGTAATAGTTACGTGTTATCTCCTGATTGATGGTTGTCACTTAAGTTAACTAGTATGATTTCTCTTATTAACTCGACAATATAATTCATTACGACTCGATAACAGATTGACAAAATAATTGAACACCGTCATACACTTTTGATcgattaataatttattttttaaaacatttcgTATCAAATAATCGtgtaatgaaatttatattgaaaaattaaggtACTTGGAGAAGAAGAGAACGTGAGATTGCTACATAATATTATCCCAGAGGGAATATGAAATAAGCAAAGTATCCATGAGGAACAGAAAAGACACGTGGGGCAGAACCCCCAACAATCCGACATCTGATCTGGCGCTGCCGCTGCACGGCTGCCGTGGATTCGACCCCAAAGCGGCAAAGCCTCCCCTTACGCCGGTCATGTCCCTATTTCTTtacttcttttaattattttatacccTATCCTTGTCGTTGAAGCGTCGACAATGGcacttatttttctatttagcTGTTAGCCCTCGGGATTTACATGTGCATATATGCTACTGAATACTCTAAATTTTGGCAAGTAACACATTGCTTTAATGGTAAGGTTGTGTGATGATCTAAATTTTTAGGtgagttgaaattaaattataaattttttagaagttTGTAAAATTGAATGTCGATAATGGTAATATAGAACGATTGCAAagtaataagaaagaaaaataaaacacagattttatgtaaaaatccttttggaaaaaaaccacgggtagaggagaaaaaaattcactattgTTGAAAATCAAATGATTCAAGAGGAGTtccgactacatctatttaaaagctgagaaaacattattctaatcaaagtcaaatagagggagtgtagttctatatgaaTTCTACTTGTGCAACATAGTCCATACCATAGATCCCCTAGTTTTACCactatattatttctttaataatgaTTCGGGTCACACAACTTTAACaaagtcaaaatataattttatcataaatcaGTTTATGATGGTCAAATTCTGTTATTAGCCTTTGTACTTTGCGTAAGTTGTGAATTTAGTACATGTACTTTTAATTCGGTCATTTTCAACCTCTAtacttttagaatttgaaaatcTTAATACTAATCAAatgataactattaaattcattaagttaagttcattattttaaactttgatgtgcaaaacatattatcacatgtgtaatgtctatttattattttcacatattactcacaaaaatcaattaatagatttaatgattatcatttgcattttaagactaaaattttgaaattcaaaaaatataaccACTAAGAATGATCTAATTGGTGAACGTgaactaaatctataactttacGCACAATACAGGATTAatgacataatttaaccaaacagaCTGTTACGGTTGGGTCAAGATcagaatttcaaaatattagaaAGGTACAAAGACTAAAACTGATCAACTTAAAGCACATATACTAAATACACAATTAACACAAAGTACAAGGCTaggaatttttttcattttagaggTCCAAAGtgttattttatcataattaatttataatttaatattttaagagtccaaattcattttttggAGGCCCCTGTCTGCCCATTTACATTTGCCATCAAGTTCAAGTTTAATCTTATGTACATGTGAGTTTTTACATTGAATTTATTCTAGTTAGGGGTGAGATCGATTAAGTCGAGTTTTTTTTGGATCTTTTGAATAATCTatcataattcaattcaactttctgttttattatatattaatttttattttagaattattttgacAACATGAGATTTATTTTATGAGGTAAAATTTCAatgtgtttttataaatatttttaaaatcttttcaagtaaattaaaaaaacaataaatttcatatggtattttttaaaattttatttcttatatattttaagttattttcactattttacaTATAGGGTATTTATTTTCacattgtaaaaataaaatttattataaattaaataaaaattagtacTTGGTTTGGTTCATTTAACTGTAATTTTTGAACTTATATTTCATAAACCGTCCAAATATCTTTGTTCGGATCAAAATTCTTTTCCCacattttgggtttttttcccacattttaatgttttgcaatttaattgaagactttcatttctatttattgAACATAAATTCACAACTTGATTATCATGATGTATGGGAAATGTCAATTTTATCCTTAGTGAACTTGGTCTTAAATGGGGGAATTTATCATTCTTATTAAAGAACTACTAACCATTTAggtcaaattttgaaatgttggtTTGGTTTTACCATATAT includes the following:
- the LOC105787578 gene encoding uncharacterized protein LOC105787578; this translates as MGICSSCESTQITTAKLILQDGRLQEFPYPVKVSYVLQRNPMCFICNSDEMDFDDVVSAIEEDEELQPGQLYFALPLTWLKHPLQAEEMAALAVKASSALMKSGGCGGEKSGLRRKTVIPFEFSCESPRRKVGSGVGCGGGKRGGRGKGRRKFTAMLSAIPE